A window of the Kineococcus rhizosphaerae genome harbors these coding sequences:
- a CDS encoding response regulator transcription factor, with the protein MPTAAVRVLLVEDDPLIAESVTEALTGTGMVVRARPDGRDLDEVVEHFRPDIAVLDVMLPGEDGTSLARRVCVPRDVPVVFVTARDDIDDRLSGFAAGADDYVVKPFAVEELLVRLRAVLRRSGRTPQVVEVGDLVVDESAAVALRAGVALDLTATEFRLLAQLVRHRGRTLSKLQLLTQVWGYEHYDQNLVEVHVSALRRKLEEHGPRLVHTVRGLGYVLRVPTASPTAPTDGDG; encoded by the coding sequence GTGCCCACCGCAGCCGTCCGGGTCCTGCTCGTCGAGGACGACCCGCTCATCGCCGAGTCCGTCACCGAGGCGCTCACCGGCACCGGGATGGTCGTGCGCGCCCGCCCCGACGGGCGCGACCTCGACGAGGTCGTCGAGCACTTCCGCCCCGACATCGCCGTCCTGGACGTCATGCTGCCCGGCGAGGACGGCACGTCCCTGGCCCGGCGGGTCTGCGTGCCGCGCGACGTGCCCGTCGTCTTCGTCACGGCCCGCGACGACATCGACGACCGGCTGTCCGGCTTCGCCGCGGGCGCCGACGACTACGTCGTCAAGCCGTTCGCCGTCGAGGAGCTGCTCGTGCGGCTGCGCGCCGTGCTGCGCCGCTCCGGCCGGACCCCGCAGGTCGTGGAGGTGGGCGACCTCGTCGTCGACGAGTCCGCGGCCGTGGCCCTGCGCGCCGGGGTGGCGCTGGACCTCACGGCGACGGAGTTCCGGCTGCTCGCCCAGCTCGTCCGCCACCGCGGGCGGACCCTGTCCAAGCTGCAGCTGCTCACCCAGGTGTGGGGGTACGAGCACTACGACCAGAACCTCGTCGAGGTCCACGTCAGCGCCCTGCGCCGCAAGCTGGAGGAGCACGGACCCCGGCTCGTGCACACCGTCCGCGGGCTCGGCTACGTGCTGCGGGTCCCCACCGCGAGCCCCACCGCGCCCACCGACGGCGACGGCTGA
- a CDS encoding DUF5666 domain-containing protein — translation MTTTRPTDPTDRAARRGARVRRFVLGAAVATAAGGLAATAAVAATSAPDTPTGTATSPSASAPAAPGDGTAPAPCGPAGPGAPGGPGRAGPPAGGTLTAVDGDTLTLTAPRGEMTTVTLTGDTVVVLDRGLGQGEETTDRSALSVGQRVHVEAASSSSSTTGGVTAARVVVEPVRADGDVTAVDGDSLTIAGPDGASTVVDVAGAQVLRDGQSADVSSIAVGEHVHAEAAAGTAVGQDGSFTATRVEVGRPTPPAGAPTPPEGAPAPGTGAPTPGQDAPAPPTGSASPTTGGSAPTSGS, via the coding sequence GTGACCACCACCCGCCCCACCGACCCGACCGACCGCGCCGCGCGCCGCGGCGCCCGCGTCCGCCGGTTCGTCCTCGGCGCCGCCGTGGCGACGGCCGCCGGCGGGCTCGCCGCGACGGCCGCCGTCGCGGCGACCAGCGCACCGGACACCCCCACCGGGACGGCGACGAGCCCGTCCGCCTCGGCCCCGGCCGCGCCCGGTGACGGCACCGCACCGGCCCCCTGCGGCCCCGCCGGACCCGGCGCCCCCGGTGGCCCGGGCCGTGCCGGCCCGCCGGCCGGCGGGACGCTCACCGCGGTCGACGGCGACACCCTGACCCTGACCGCGCCGCGCGGGGAGATGACGACCGTCACCCTCACCGGCGACACCGTCGTCGTGCTCGACCGGGGCCTGGGGCAGGGCGAGGAGACCACCGACCGCAGCGCCCTGAGCGTCGGGCAGCGCGTCCACGTCGAGGCGGCGTCCTCCTCGTCGTCCACGACCGGCGGCGTGACGGCGGCCCGCGTCGTCGTGGAGCCGGTGCGCGCCGACGGGGACGTGACGGCCGTCGACGGGGACTCGCTGACGATCGCCGGGCCCGACGGCGCGAGCACCGTCGTGGACGTCGCGGGGGCGCAGGTCCTGCGCGACGGCCAGAGCGCGGACGTCTCCTCGATCGCCGTCGGTGAGCACGTGCACGCCGAGGCCGCCGCGGGCACGGCGGTGGGTCAGGACGGGTCGTTCACCGCGACGCGCGTCGAGGTGGGCCGCCCCACCCCGCCGGCCGGGGCCCCGACCCCGCCCGAGGGCGCTCCGGCCCCGGGCACCGGTGCGCCGACGCCCGGTCAGGACGCGCCCGCACCCCCCACGGGCAGCGCGTCGCCCACGACGGGCGGCAGCGCACCGACCAGCGGGAGCTGA
- a CDS encoding PilZ domain-containing protein codes for MDGTQGGTLMTEGPAIDTTVTLMPTTSSTGAWHTGTVRSWTAGAAGLVVTSHVAADPATVEELDGQRVWVSTDAGDDTSVTPHAVFQAVAQAHRDDELALTGVMLLAAETRRGAVRAPASLPAHLTMAEGVADVRTVDYSRTGMRVEGAMDMPAHADVDVALELADGREVHARGEVLRVDETSGEAVVRFVELDEGAAEALERSVLTELARQNRG; via the coding sequence GTGGACGGCACGCAGGGCGGCACGCTCATGACCGAAGGACCGGCGATCGACACCACGGTCACCCTGATGCCGACCACGAGCAGCACGGGTGCCTGGCACACCGGCACCGTCCGGTCCTGGACCGCCGGGGCCGCCGGCCTCGTCGTCACCAGCCACGTCGCCGCCGACCCCGCCACCGTCGAGGAGCTCGACGGGCAGCGCGTCTGGGTCAGCACCGACGCCGGCGACGACACCTCCGTCACCCCGCACGCCGTCTTCCAGGCCGTCGCCCAGGCCCACCGCGACGACGAGCTCGCCCTCACCGGCGTCATGCTGCTCGCCGCCGAGACCCGCCGCGGCGCCGTCCGCGCCCCCGCCTCCCTGCCCGCCCACCTCACGATGGCCGAGGGCGTCGCCGACGTCCGCACCGTCGACTACTCCCGCACCGGCATGCGCGTCGAAGGGGCCATGGACATGCCCGCCCACGCCGACGTCGACGTCGCCCTCGAGCTCGCCGACGGCCGCGAGGTCCACGCCCGCGGCGAGGTCCTGCGCGTCGACGAGACCTCCGGCGAGGCCGTCGTGCGGTTCGTCGAGCTCGACGAGGGAGCCGCCGAGGCGCTGGAGCGCAGCGTGCTCACCGAGCTGGCCCGGCAGAACCGGGGCTGA
- a CDS encoding ChaB family protein, whose protein sequence is MPKTTGGGKPVADELPSTLQRSDAKAQATYAKAHDAAEEQYDDAQRANRVAWAAVKHTHEKVGDHWQPKEDGRKGPSDPQSEGGVDTHRRTSGGVDEHATKEHLLQLARELDVRGRSSMTKAELVDALRKANDRATRASR, encoded by the coding sequence ATGCCCAAGACGACCGGGGGCGGCAAGCCCGTCGCCGACGAGCTGCCCAGCACGCTGCAGCGCTCGGACGCCAAGGCCCAGGCCACCTACGCCAAGGCCCACGACGCGGCCGAGGAGCAGTACGACGACGCCCAGCGCGCCAACCGCGTCGCGTGGGCCGCGGTCAAGCACACCCACGAGAAGGTCGGCGACCACTGGCAGCCCAAGGAGGACGGCCGCAAGGGGCCCTCGGACCCGCAGTCCGAGGGCGGGGTCGACACCCACCGGCGGACCTCCGGCGGCGTCGACGAGCACGCCACGAAGGAGCACCTGCTGCAGCTCGCCCGCGAGCTCGACGTGCGGGGGCGGTCGTCGATGACCAAGGCCGAGCTCGTCGACGCGCTGCGCAAGGCCAACGACCGGGCGACGCGCGCCAGCCGCTGA
- a CDS encoding MFS transporter → MDDLRSRNETMTLQAAPAPARPTSRQWAALAVLVLPVLLISIDMTVLSFALPAISEAVSPTGTQLLWIVDGYSLAIAGLLVTMGTLGDRYGARRMLLIGSAGFGVVSFLAAFADSATALIAARVALGVFGATLMPSTLSLLRSTFTDREQRRTAFAVWAGGFAAGGALGPIVGGWLLEHFRWGSVFLLNVPFMVALLVLAPLLVREHRNPGAHGRLDLVSVAVSVLALTSLVYGVKTLAEHGFTTGPVATSALGLVLAVVFVRRQLRLADPLLDVDLFRLPVFRASVLANLMSVCGMTGMLFAVSQYLQLVLGMRPLHAGLLLLPGAVVTFAAGLVAARLARRLRLDLLIATGLLLGTTGYVVMSLLGSGTGTGAAVQLAVAFVVLCAGAGLAETLTNDAILSAAPAHRTGAASAISETAYEVGAVLGTTVLGSVLNAVYRHRVEVPAGAEQARETLGAAVETAAALPDGSALLDSARAAFTHGLDATALAGAVLTAGAALVVWRSLRPRGVEGAGRA, encoded by the coding sequence ATGGACGACCTCCGATCCAGGAACGAGACCATGACCCTCCAGGCCGCCCCGGCCCCCGCCCGTCCGACCTCCCGCCAGTGGGCCGCGCTCGCCGTGCTCGTGCTGCCCGTACTGCTCATCTCGATCGACATGACCGTCCTGAGCTTCGCGCTGCCCGCCATCAGCGAGGCCGTCTCCCCCACCGGCACCCAGCTGCTGTGGATCGTCGACGGCTACTCCCTGGCGATCGCCGGCCTCCTCGTGACCATGGGCACCCTCGGCGACCGCTACGGCGCCCGCAGGATGCTGCTCATCGGCTCCGCCGGGTTCGGGGTCGTCTCCTTCCTGGCCGCCTTCGCCGACTCCGCGACGGCGCTCATCGCCGCCCGCGTCGCCCTCGGGGTCTTCGGCGCGACCCTCATGCCCTCGACGCTGTCGCTGCTGCGCAGCACCTTCACCGACCGCGAGCAGCGCCGCACCGCGTTCGCCGTGTGGGCCGGCGGGTTCGCCGCCGGGGGCGCCCTCGGGCCCATCGTCGGCGGCTGGCTGCTCGAGCACTTCCGGTGGGGCTCGGTCTTCCTGCTCAACGTGCCGTTCATGGTCGCGCTGCTCGTCCTGGCCCCGCTCCTGGTGCGCGAGCACCGCAACCCCGGCGCGCACGGCCGGCTCGACCTGGTCAGCGTCGCCGTCTCCGTCCTGGCCCTGACCTCGCTCGTCTACGGGGTCAAGACCCTCGCCGAGCACGGCTTCACCACCGGCCCCGTCGCGACGTCCGCGCTCGGGCTCGTCCTGGCCGTCGTCTTCGTGCGCCGCCAGCTGCGCCTGGCCGATCCGCTGCTGGACGTCGACCTGTTCCGGCTGCCCGTCTTCCGCGCCTCCGTCCTGGCCAACCTCATGAGCGTCTGCGGGATGACGGGCATGCTCTTCGCCGTCTCGCAGTACCTCCAGCTCGTCCTGGGGATGCGGCCCCTGCACGCCGGTCTGCTGCTGCTGCCCGGGGCCGTCGTGACCTTCGCGGCCGGTCTCGTCGCGGCCCGCCTCGCCCGTCGGTTGCGCCTGGACCTGCTCATCGCCACCGGGCTGCTGCTCGGCACCACCGGGTACGTCGTGATGTCGCTGCTCGGCTCCGGCACCGGGACCGGCGCCGCCGTCCAGCTCGCCGTCGCGTTCGTCGTGCTGTGCGCGGGCGCGGGCCTGGCCGAGACCCTGACCAACGACGCGATCCTGTCCGCCGCCCCCGCACACCGCACCGGCGCCGCCTCGGCGATCTCCGAGACCGCCTACGAGGTCGGTGCCGTGCTCGGCACCACCGTCCTGGGCAGCGTCCTGAACGCCGTCTACCGCCACCGGGTCGAGGTCCCCGCCGGGGCCGAGCAGGCGCGCGAGACCCTCGGCGCAGCCGTCGAGACCGCCGCGGCCCTGCCCGACGGCTCCGCCCTGCTGGACTCGGCGCGCGCGGCCTTCACCCACGGCCTCGACGCGACGGCGCTCGCCGGCGCCGTCCTGACGGCCGGGGCCGCGCTCGTCGTGTGGCGCTCGCTGCGGCCCCGGGGTGTGGAGGGGGCCGGGCGGGCCTAG
- a CDS encoding TetR/AcrR family transcriptional regulator — protein sequence MPRERAPRDPAATRDRLVDAFAAIVVTSGARSATLEAVAARAGVSKGGLLYHFASKSALVDGLLARLRQLTEADLERMRTAPEGPAEYYVRTSALEAVSLFADEPDPLSTALVATLRLAQEGESRATAAFAAVNADWRALIETEVGGDRSLARMVQLVGDGLWGSASMGIPVDDLDVVLDQVRRLVRSSRHAATTG from the coding sequence GTGCCGAGAGAACGCGCGCCCCGCGACCCCGCGGCGACCCGGGACCGACTCGTCGACGCCTTCGCCGCGATCGTCGTGACGTCCGGGGCCCGCTCGGCGACCCTGGAGGCCGTCGCCGCCCGTGCGGGGGTGTCCAAGGGCGGCCTGCTGTACCACTTCGCCTCCAAGAGCGCCCTCGTCGACGGTCTCCTCGCCCGGCTGCGGCAGCTGACCGAGGCCGACCTCGAGCGCATGCGCACCGCCCCCGAGGGCCCCGCCGAGTACTACGTCCGCACCTCCGCGCTGGAGGCGGTGAGCCTGTTCGCCGACGAGCCCGACCCGCTGTCCACGGCGCTCGTCGCCACCCTGCGCCTGGCCCAGGAGGGCGAGTCGCGCGCCACGGCCGCCTTCGCGGCCGTCAACGCCGACTGGCGCGCCCTCATCGAGACCGAGGTCGGCGGCGACCGGTCGCTGGCCCGGATGGTCCAGCTCGTCGGCGACGGGCTGTGGGGGTCGGCGTCCATGGGCATCCCGGTGGACGACCTCGACGTCGTCCTCGACCAGGTCCGCCGCCTGGTGCGGTCGAGCCGACACGCCGCGACCACGGGCTGA
- a CDS encoding GGDEF domain-containing protein: MQLEQGVPATARSFESFPDPTWSVGGDGRLVAWNRAAEDVFGLTLAEVAGRTPLDVLGDAAAAAGPVALRDAHGRPVHGSVVLWVQDGLRHASLRVSTGDAGAIGRAVLAELLEHVSDAVLTVDADGIVRSANGGVEKLYGVPAVEAVGRPARALTRDDGTDDVLRAVARALRAGEPWRGVEGEVTTLAGRTVLVETSATALSDPHGGYAGAVLVSRDVTPVRELEQSLRAATRALRDRAAAVARASHRDALTGVAARSLLQERIGAVLSAATDGDDPVWVLAADLDGFRAVNDSYGLAAGDAVLISFAAHLRSALPPTATAGRLGADEFAVVLPGLAEDEVQRVARTVGAWTPPFPLPSRGRRADDPPVGVTVGVVRATSLECRSPFDTGVRSVLQRVEEAVAEGKRAAR; encoded by the coding sequence GTGCAGCTCGAGCAGGGGGTCCCGGCGACGGCCCGGTCCTTCGAGAGCTTCCCCGACCCCACCTGGAGCGTCGGCGGCGACGGCCGTCTCGTCGCGTGGAACCGCGCCGCGGAGGACGTCTTCGGCCTGACCCTCGCCGAGGTCGCCGGCCGCACCCCGCTCGACGTGCTCGGGGACGCCGCCGCGGCGGCGGGCCCGGTCGCGCTGCGCGACGCCCACGGCCGGCCCGTGCACGGCTCCGTCGTGCTCTGGGTGCAGGACGGGCTGCGCCACGCGTCGCTGCGCGTGAGCACCGGCGACGCCGGGGCGATCGGCCGCGCGGTGCTGGCCGAGCTGCTCGAGCACGTGAGCGACGCCGTCCTGACCGTCGACGCCGACGGGATCGTGCGCTCGGCCAACGGGGGCGTCGAGAAGCTGTACGGCGTCCCGGCCGTCGAGGCGGTCGGCCGCCCCGCGCGCGCCCTCACCCGCGACGACGGCACCGACGACGTCCTGCGGGCCGTGGCCCGGGCGCTGCGCGCCGGTGAGCCCTGGCGCGGCGTCGAGGGGGAGGTCACGACCCTCGCCGGCCGGACGGTGCTCGTCGAGACGTCGGCCACCGCCCTGTCCGACCCGCACGGCGGCTACGCCGGCGCCGTCCTGGTCAGCCGCGACGTCACCCCGGTGCGTGAGCTCGAGCAGTCCCTGCGGGCCGCGACCCGCGCCCTGCGCGACCGGGCCGCCGCCGTCGCCCGCGCCAGCCACCGCGACGCGCTGACCGGGGTCGCGGCCCGCAGCCTGCTGCAGGAGCGCATCGGCGCCGTCCTGTCCGCGGCCACCGACGGCGACGACCCCGTCTGGGTCCTCGCCGCCGACCTCGACGGCTTCCGGGCCGTCAACGACTCCTACGGCCTGGCCGCCGGCGACGCGGTCCTCATCTCCTTCGCCGCGCACCTGCGCTCCGCGCTGCCGCCCACCGCGACCGCGGGCCGCCTCGGCGCCGACGAGTTCGCCGTCGTCCTGCCCGGCCTCGCCGAGGACGAGGTGCAACGCGTCGCCCGCACGGTCGGCGCGTGGACCCCGCCGTTCCCGCTGCCCTCGCGCGGCCGGCGCGCCGACGACCCGCCCGTCGGCGTCACCGTCGGCGTCGTGCGCGCCACCTCGCTGGAGTGCCGCTCACCCTTCGACACGGGGGTGCGGTCGGTGCTGCAGCGCGTGGAGGAGGCCGTGGCCGAGGGCAAGCGCGCGGCCCGCTGA
- a CDS encoding TetR/AcrR family transcriptional regulator, with the protein MTALKTRRRPGLEKVLSTADRLFYEAGIHATGVDTIAAEAGVSKTTMYTYFRTKEDLVAEYLRGRSRSWQDHVADRLGAHDGSGVDKLLLVFDLLGEWFDSDGFRGCPFTNAEAESEPDAPAHQVNLAHRAWVRELFAGLLRQDGLTGTDVLTHQLAMLYDGAMTGAHAEPGQGWAVAAREAARALVAAAGTAGDPGRARG; encoded by the coding sequence GTGACCGCGCTGAAGACCCGTCGCCGACCCGGCCTGGAGAAGGTCCTGAGCACCGCTGACCGCCTCTTCTACGAGGCCGGCATCCACGCCACCGGGGTCGACACCATCGCCGCCGAGGCGGGGGTGTCCAAGACGACGATGTACACCTACTTCCGGACCAAGGAGGACCTGGTCGCGGAGTACCTGCGCGGGCGCAGCCGCTCCTGGCAGGACCACGTCGCCGACCGGCTCGGGGCCCACGACGGCAGCGGGGTGGACAAGCTGCTGCTCGTCTTCGACCTGCTCGGGGAGTGGTTCGACAGCGACGGCTTCCGCGGCTGCCCCTTCACCAACGCCGAGGCCGAGAGCGAGCCGGACGCCCCGGCCCACCAGGTGAACCTCGCCCACCGCGCCTGGGTCCGCGAGCTGTTCGCCGGCCTGCTGCGCCAGGACGGCCTGACCGGTACCGACGTCCTGACCCACCAGCTCGCGATGCTCTACGACGGGGCGATGACCGGCGCCCACGCCGAGCCTGGCCAGGGCTGGGCCGTCGCCGCGCGCGAGGCCGCCCGCGCGCTGGTGGCGGCGGCCGGGACGGCCGGAGATCCCGGTCGGGCCCGCGGGTAG
- a CDS encoding SDR family NAD(P)-dependent oxidoreductase, with protein sequence MNTLDGKTALITGGTSGIGRATARQLAALGAHVVVSGRDRVRGDQVVAALRADGHRADFAATDLDGESAARSLARTATELGGGHVDVLVNSAGVFPFGPTHETRGADFDAVYALNVEAPYFLVAELAPRMAERGDGAIVNVTTMVAQYGAAGMALYGSSKAALTSLTKAWAAEYGPSGVRVNAVSPGPTRTEGTAVMGEALDQLAAQAPAGRPGTPEEVAEAIAYLVTAGWVHGAVLPVDGGRTAV encoded by the coding sequence GTGAACACCCTCGACGGCAAGACCGCCCTGATCACCGGCGGCACCAGTGGCATCGGCCGTGCGACCGCCCGCCAGCTGGCCGCTCTGGGCGCCCACGTGGTCGTCAGCGGCCGCGACCGGGTCCGCGGCGATCAGGTCGTCGCGGCCCTGCGCGCCGACGGCCACCGGGCCGACTTCGCGGCCACCGACCTCGACGGGGAGAGCGCCGCCCGCTCGTTGGCCCGGACCGCGACCGAGCTCGGCGGCGGCCACGTCGACGTCCTGGTCAACAGCGCCGGCGTCTTCCCCTTCGGTCCGACCCACGAGACCCGTGGGGCCGACTTCGACGCCGTCTACGCGCTCAACGTCGAGGCGCCGTACTTCCTCGTCGCCGAGCTGGCCCCCCGCATGGCCGAGCGCGGTGACGGGGCGATCGTCAACGTCACCACCATGGTCGCCCAGTACGGCGCGGCCGGCATGGCGTTGTACGGCTCCTCCAAGGCGGCCCTGACCTCGCTCACCAAGGCGTGGGCCGCCGAGTACGGACCCTCGGGCGTGCGGGTCAACGCCGTCAGCCCCGGCCCCACCCGCACCGAGGGCACCGCCGTCATGGGCGAGGCGCTGGACCAGCTCGCCGCGCAGGCCCCGGCGGGCCGGCCGGGGACCCCCGAGGAGGTCGCCGAGGCGATCGCCTACCTCGTCACCGCCGGCTGGGTCCACGGCGCCGTCCTGCCCGTCGACGGCGGTCGCACCGCCGTCTGA